TGCCTCTCCTTGCTAAGAGCATAGTGAATCAAAGTATCCGTCCAAAGCTCTGGGTTATTGTTGATGATAATAGTACTGATAGGACTTCCGAAATAGTTAAAAGTTTGTCATCTAATCATGAGTGGATTTTTGGATATAAATTAAAGGATCAGTTTTTTAAGTATGATCCTACATTTAGATATTCTATTGTAGTTAGAGAGGGGTTTAAAGTTGTCCGAAAGCTTGCCCATGAGAGAAGAATTCCATATGGTTTCATTGGATTGGTGGATTCTGACTTTGTATTAGAGAGAAGATTTTTTGAAAAAATTTTGATTGAATTCAAAAAGGATCAGAAGCTTGGAATCGCAAGTGGTGGAGTGTATCTACTGAGAGGAAAGAATCTAAAATGGGAGCGCACAAATCCTAATTTTGCAAGGGGTAGTCCTCGTGTCTTTAGACGTGAGTGTTTTAATGATATTGGAGGATATAAAGAGTTCTATGCCCCAGATGTTCTTTCAAATTATATGGCTAGGATAAAAGGCTGGAAAGTGAGACAGATTACAAACGCCATTGCTGTTCAATTAAGACCTACTCAGGGGAGATATGGATATTACCAAGCTTCAATTAAACGAGGCTACGTAAATTATTACCTTGGAACTCCTACCTTATCTGTTTTAATTTGGATACTATACTTAGG
The window above is part of the Pyrococcus sp. NA2 genome. Proteins encoded here:
- a CDS encoding glycosyltransferase family 2 protein codes for the protein MRSIKSNNYILVTPAKNEEKTLPLLAKSIVNQSIRPKLWVIVDDNSTDRTSEIVKSLSSNHEWIFGYKLKDQFFKYDPTFRYSIVVREGFKVVRKLAHERRIPYGFIGLVDSDFVLERRFFEKILIEFKKDQKLGIASGGVYLLRGKNLKWERTNPNFARGSPRVFRRECFNDIGGYKEFYAPDVLSNYMARIKGWKVRQITNAIAVQLRPTQGRYGYYQASIKRGYVNYYLGTPTLSVLIWILYLGMGDSFVKAAGFLKGYLEKVEKKENKLANRWVVEFVKRDMNIVNNIKKMLQIAKIK